Proteins encoded by one window of Flavobacterium sp. N502540:
- a CDS encoding JAB domain-containing protein — translation MLLLNQSNKVLGGYEVASGGISGASIDLRLVFAAALKANASALIMIHNHPSGQTLPSPADKLITQKAKHAGAFLGINVIDHLIITSESYYSFADKGNL, via the coding sequence ATTCTTCTCCTCAATCAGTCCAACAAAGTATTAGGGGGTTACGAAGTCGCTTCGGGTGGAATATCTGGAGCTTCGATAGATCTTAGGTTAGTTTTTGCCGCAGCGCTCAAAGCAAATGCTTCTGCTCTTATCATGATACACAATCATCCTTCGGGCCAAACACTGCCTTCTCCTGCTGACAAATTGATTACCCAAAAAGCCAAACATGCTGGCGCTTTTTTAGGTATTAATGTAATTGATCATTTGATTATTACCTCAGAAAGTTATTATTCGTTTGCTGATAAGGGGAATTTATAG